One window of Thermacetogenium phaeum DSM 12270 genomic DNA carries:
- a CDS encoding SWIM zinc finger family protein, with translation MDGSNFSWLTEEYIRQLADGQSFERGMNYYAGGNVRYPLRQGMELSGECYGSQSKPYRVRVVLSNNGIREAFCTCPRGGFCKHIVALLLTYVHEPDSFKVLTSLDAMLARLSREELISLIGDMVQREPSLSAVVDLAVATAGGRSPDMAALNREVKRALSLDDPFEIETGLRNILRTAERLEQKEDWPEAGAVYQTVLDALTEIYGNELLSMDDDGAIAAIACECVEGLSECLNRGDCDRETRQAWLMSLMKAELADIEMGGVDFAGDALDAIFEHAGEQDWELLRECLCEHIPKSGEWERKKLVGILVAWEERNGRHEQARRLIQEMGTAEQRETSMNAWVNRRTGKTTSPP, from the coding sequence ATGGACGGCAGCAATTTCTCATGGTTAACGGAGGAATACATTCGTCAACTGGCGGACGGGCAAAGTTTTGAGCGCGGGATGAATTACTACGCCGGCGGAAACGTTCGCTATCCCCTCCGGCAGGGGATGGAACTGAGCGGTGAGTGCTATGGGTCACAGTCGAAGCCGTACAGGGTCAGGGTTGTTTTGAGTAATAACGGCATCCGGGAGGCATTCTGTACCTGTCCCCGGGGAGGGTTTTGCAAACATATCGTTGCTCTCTTGCTGACCTATGTTCATGAACCGGATTCTTTTAAGGTTTTAACGTCACTGGACGCCATGCTTGCCCGGCTCAGCAGGGAAGAACTCATTTCTCTGATCGGCGATATGGTTCAGCGGGAGCCGTCTTTGTCGGCTGTCGTCGATTTGGCTGTGGCTACGGCCGGCGGGCGGTCTCCGGATATGGCGGCATTGAACCGAGAAGTGAAGAGGGCGTTGAGCCTGGACGACCCCTTTGAAATAGAGACTGGCCTGCGGAACATCTTGCGAACGGCCGAGCGCCTGGAACAGAAAGAAGACTGGCCGGAGGCAGGCGCGGTCTACCAGACGGTGCTTGACGCTCTGACGGAGATTTATGGCAATGAGTTGTTGAGCATGGACGATGATGGAGCTATCGCCGCCATTGCCTGTGAATGTGTGGAGGGATTGAGCGAGTGCCTTAATCGAGGTGATTGCGACCGCGAGACGCGGCAAGCCTGGTTGATGTCCCTTATGAAGGCCGAACTAGCTGACATAGAAATGGGTGGTGTCGATTTTGCCGGTGATGCCCTGGATGCCATATTCGAGCATGCCGGCGAGCAGGATTGGGAGCTGCTTCGGGAATGCCTATGTGAACATATCCCGAAAAGCGGCGAATGGGAGCGGAAGAAGCTGGTAGGGATACTGGTAGCCTGGGAGGAAAGGAACGGCCGCCATGAGCAGGCCAGGCGGTTAATCCAGGAAATGGGAACCGCAGAACAGCGAGAAACCTCTATGAACGCCTGGGTGAACAGGCGGACTGGAAAAACTACATCACCGCCCTAA
- a CDS encoding DUF3368 domain-containing protein: MKVVSNSTPLIALARIKQVNLLHAVFGRIIIPQGVYNEVVLQGTELPGVKEIREATWIETLQVQNALAVSLLRTDLDRGEAEAIVLAKEVKADYLLVDEKKARRIARNSGLRVMGTLGVVALGVKKGLLPAIDPILDSLEQNGFRFSERVRTKVKEEIWK; the protein is encoded by the coding sequence TGAAAGTGGTCTCTAACTCGACACCACTTATTGCTTTAGCTCGGATTAAGCAAGTAAACCTCCTGCATGCCGTATTTGGACGAATTATTATTCCTCAAGGTGTATATAATGAAGTGGTACTACAGGGAACTGAACTTCCCGGTGTGAAAGAAATCAGAGAAGCTACCTGGATCGAGACCCTCCAAGTACAAAACGCTCTGGCGGTTTCCTTACTTAGAACCGACCTTGATCGAGGAGAAGCGGAAGCCATCGTTTTAGCCAAGGAAGTTAAGGCGGATTATCTTTTAGTTGACGAGAAAAAAGCCCGACGTATCGCCAGAAACTCGGGCTTAAGGGTTATGGGTACCTTAGGTGTTGTGGCGCTTGGTGTGAAAAAGGGGTTATTGCCTGCTATTGACCCAATCCTCGATAGCCTGGAACAGAATGGTTTCCGCTTTAGCGAAAGGGTAAGAACAAAAGTCAAGGAAGAAATTTGGAAATAA